A portion of the Bifidobacterium sp. ESL0800 genome contains these proteins:
- a CDS encoding homoserine dehydrogenase codes for MEVLPKGIHDSSTPIRVGLLGVGTVGSQVARILNEQKEELQQRIGQPLEITGIACRNPEKVAFPWIDKTLLTTDTKYVATHSDILVELIGGLEPARSLVLKALESGASVVTANKALLAKYGPEIYRTAEEDGVDIYFEAAVGGAIPLVRPLRESLVGDKVTSVLGILNGTTNYILDEMTTKGLDFEVALKDAQAKGYAEADPTGDVEGEDAANKAAIVASLAFHTPVSIDDVTTEGITNITADDIALAQAEHKVIKLLAVVVNGEHGVSARVYPALIPDNHPLASVHGSYNAAFVHAQAADDLMFYGRGAGGAPTASAVMGDIVTVARHIVQGGTGPQISMYQNLPKAPLSTSRAAFAVRFRICDRPGILAAISKTFADHNVSINGINQDLKPTPHDPGYSGEQQTLRVVTHQCNETKLRETVEDVCKFDFVIGEPSILREM; via the coding sequence ATGGAAGTGTTGCCCAAAGGCATTCACGACAGCTCGACCCCGATACGCGTGGGGTTGCTTGGTGTGGGCACCGTCGGCTCGCAGGTCGCCAGAATCCTGAACGAGCAAAAGGAAGAACTCCAGCAACGCATCGGCCAGCCACTCGAAATTACCGGCATCGCCTGCCGCAATCCCGAAAAGGTCGCCTTCCCCTGGATCGACAAAACGCTGCTCACCACCGACACCAAATACGTCGCCACCCACAGCGACATCCTGGTCGAGCTCATCGGCGGCCTCGAGCCTGCCCGGTCGCTGGTCTTGAAGGCCCTTGAAAGCGGCGCATCGGTGGTCACCGCGAACAAGGCGCTGCTGGCGAAATACGGTCCGGAAATCTACCGCACCGCAGAGGAAGACGGCGTCGATATCTACTTCGAGGCTGCGGTGGGCGGCGCGATCCCGCTGGTCCGTCCCTTGCGTGAATCGTTGGTCGGCGACAAGGTCACCAGCGTTCTGGGCATTCTCAACGGCACGACCAATTACATTCTTGACGAAATGACCACCAAAGGCCTCGATTTCGAGGTGGCGCTGAAGGACGCGCAGGCCAAGGGCTACGCCGAGGCCGATCCGACCGGCGACGTCGAGGGCGAGGACGCCGCGAACAAGGCGGCCATCGTGGCCTCGCTGGCGTTCCATACCCCGGTGAGCATCGATGACGTCACGACGGAGGGCATCACCAACATCACTGCCGACGACATCGCGTTGGCGCAGGCCGAGCACAAGGTCATCAAGCTGCTCGCCGTTGTGGTCAATGGTGAGCATGGCGTTTCCGCGCGTGTCTATCCGGCGCTTATCCCCGACAACCACCCGCTTGCCAGCGTTCACGGCAGCTACAATGCCGCATTCGTACACGCGCAGGCGGCCGACGATCTGATGTTCTACGGCCGTGGCGCAGGCGGCGCTCCTACCGCTTCGGCGGTTATGGGCGATATCGTCACCGTCGCCCGCCATATCGTCCAAGGCGGCACCGGTCCGCAGATTTCGATGTACCAAAACCTGCCCAAGGCTCCGTTGAGCACTTCGCGCGCCGCGTTCGCCGTCCGTTTCCGCATCTGCGACCGCCCAGGTATCCTCGCCGCGATTTCCAAGACGTTTGCCGACCACAACGTCTCCATCAACGGCATCAACCAGGATCTGAAGCCGACCCCGCACGACCCCGGCTATTCGGGTGAGCAGCAGACCCTGCGCGTGGTGACGCATCAATGCAACGAGACCAAGTTGCGCGAAACGGTCGAGGATGTTTGCAAGTTCGATTTCGTGATTGGCGAGCCCTCGATCTTGCGCGAGATGTGA
- the argS gene encoding arginine--tRNA ligase, with product MNPEALSELISDIAHGLVAAGQAGELSDELVPPVEKLAVMRPKDRAHGDWSSNVAMQLAKKAGMKPRDLAEAFAARLRDADGIDSVEVAGPGFINITLDSASAAAVVSQILDQAVDVDPVDKGVEVWKGKDSDTTTSTAKTVHSTKFGLNDHLAGKTLNLEFVSANPTGPIHIGGVRWAATGDSMARVLEANGAKVVREYYFNDHGEQINRFAKSLVAAAHGEETPADGYKGTYINEIADRVIAEAKADDVDVLALPRVDGGKDKDGNPLGEGDSEQREEFRKRAVPMMFAEIQQSMKDFRVNYDVWFHENSLYQDGAVEKAIAWLRDHGDIYEKDGATWFASTKHGDDKDRVIIKSNGEYAYFAADIAYYYDKRHREVNPADVAIYMLGADHHGYIGRMMAMCAAFGDKPDVNMQILIGQMVNVMKDGKAVRMSKRAGNVVTIDDLVEAVGVDAARYSLARTDYNTSVDIDLDVLASHTNENPVYYVQYAHARSCNVDRNAQAAKIDTNAADLSLLDTPADGEVLGSLAQWPSVVTDAGDLRAPHKIAHYLESLAGTYHKWYNLERVVPMDLTGLDERKMDEAERVAKCPEPARAAARLQLNDAVQRVIASGLAMLGVTAPDKM from the coding sequence ATGAATCCTGAAGCGTTGAGTGAACTTATTTCTGATATTGCACATGGGCTGGTTGCGGCCGGCCAGGCCGGCGAGCTGAGTGACGAGCTGGTGCCGCCGGTCGAGAAGCTGGCTGTGATGCGGCCGAAGGACCGCGCCCATGGCGACTGGTCGTCGAACGTGGCGATGCAGCTGGCCAAGAAGGCTGGTATGAAGCCGCGCGACCTGGCCGAGGCGTTCGCCGCCAGGCTGCGTGACGCCGACGGCATCGACTCCGTTGAGGTGGCCGGTCCTGGGTTTATCAACATCACCCTTGATTCGGCTTCCGCGGCTGCGGTGGTCTCGCAGATTCTGGACCAGGCCGTCGACGTCGATCCCGTCGATAAGGGCGTCGAGGTCTGGAAGGGCAAGGATAGCGATACCACCACTTCTACCGCGAAAACCGTACATTCCACCAAGTTCGGCCTGAACGACCACTTGGCTGGCAAGACCCTGAACCTCGAATTCGTCTCCGCGAACCCGACCGGCCCAATTCACATCGGCGGCGTGCGCTGGGCGGCGACCGGCGACTCCATGGCCCGCGTGCTCGAGGCCAACGGCGCCAAGGTCGTGCGCGAATACTACTTCAACGACCACGGCGAGCAGATTAACCGCTTCGCCAAATCCCTCGTCGCCGCGGCCCACGGCGAGGAGACCCCGGCCGACGGCTACAAGGGCACGTATATCAACGAGATCGCCGACCGCGTCATCGCCGAAGCAAAGGCCGACGACGTGGATGTGCTTGCCCTGCCCCGCGTCGACGGTGGCAAGGACAAGGACGGTAACCCGCTGGGTGAGGGCGATTCTGAGCAGCGCGAGGAATTCCGCAAGCGCGCGGTGCCGATGATGTTCGCCGAGATCCAGCAGTCTATGAAGGATTTCCGCGTCAATTATGATGTCTGGTTCCACGAGAACAGTCTTTATCAGGACGGTGCCGTCGAGAAGGCCATCGCCTGGCTGCGCGACCACGGCGACATCTACGAAAAGGACGGGGCCACCTGGTTCGCCTCGACCAAGCACGGCGACGACAAGGACCGCGTCATCATCAAGTCCAACGGCGAGTACGCCTACTTCGCCGCCGACATCGCCTACTATTACGACAAGCGCCACCGCGAGGTCAACCCCGCCGACGTGGCCATCTACATGCTCGGTGCCGACCACCACGGCTATATCGGCCGCATGATGGCGATGTGCGCCGCGTTCGGCGACAAACCCGACGTCAATATGCAGATCCTCATCGGTCAGATGGTCAACGTGATGAAGGACGGCAAGGCCGTGCGCATGTCCAAGCGCGCCGGCAACGTCGTCACCATCGACGACCTTGTGGAGGCCGTGGGCGTGGATGCAGCGCGCTATTCGCTGGCCCGAACCGACTACAACACCAGCGTCGACATCGATCTCGACGTGCTCGCCTCGCACACCAACGAGAACCCGGTGTATTACGTACAGTATGCGCACGCGCGCAGCTGCAACGTCGACCGCAACGCGCAAGCCGCGAAGATTGACACCAACGCCGCCGACCTGTCGCTGCTCGACACTCCTGCCGACGGCGAGGTACTGGGCTCGCTGGCCCAGTGGCCGTCCGTCGTCACCGACGCCGGCGACCTGCGCGCCCCGCACAAGATCGCGCACTACCTCGAGTCGCTCGCCGGCACGTACCACAAGTGGTACAACCTCGAGCGCGTGGTGCCGATGGATCTGACCGGCTTGGATGAGCGCAAGATGGACGAGGCCGAGCGCGTCGCCAAGTGCCCGGAACCGGCCCGTGCCGCCGCACGCTTGCAGTTGAACGACGCGGTCCAGCGCGTGATCGCCTCCGGCCTGGCGATGCTCGGCGTCACCGCCCCCGACAAGATGTAG
- a CDS encoding diaminopimelate decarboxylase, whose translation MGITPIWPEATAFNSDGELTFHGHSAASLLDEFGSPLYLIDTDEVRTRAEKFVCAAADAFNTSTTHVSFAGKAFLSKEVVRIVTQAGMSVDTCSMGEIKIALAAGVPGRRLVLHGNNKSDEEIELAVREGFSKIVVDSADEPARIAAIAHRLGKRARVMLRVTSGIHAGGHEYISTAHEDQKFGVPLLPAGVGPEVLDILGSLGDVNAGNSNTDDSTANADGSVSQSHVGSVAADAVAAAANDPANGSGRKLDYSIKYPYDMSRVKVSDADRELAEAMNAVADGPALAVLKDIYSRQDDLELVGIHSHIGSQIHDANAFIEAARRMMLLRKTFYATDAYTLPEVDLGGGYSVAYTDAEDSMDIDAELGRLAQAVTSINKALGMPAPVISFEPGRWIVAPAGVTLYRVGTIKRVMLPKGTKDAAGNPIAERTYVSVDGGMSDNIRPALYGADYTALLANRDGGGERDENGNLKDSMLARVVGMHCESGDILVHECRLPRSLKRGDILAIPVTGAYGRTMASNYNQALIPAVAAVSGKDAHLMLRRQTIDDLLSLDVS comes from the coding sequence ATGGGTATCACTCCGATTTGGCCGGAAGCGACAGCATTCAATAGTGACGGCGAACTGACTTTCCACGGGCACAGCGCCGCTTCATTGCTCGACGAGTTCGGATCGCCGCTCTATCTGATCGACACCGACGAGGTGCGAACTCGCGCAGAAAAGTTCGTGTGTGCCGCCGCCGACGCGTTCAACACCTCGACCACCCACGTCAGCTTCGCGGGCAAGGCGTTCCTCTCCAAGGAGGTCGTGCGCATCGTCACGCAGGCCGGCATGTCCGTCGACACCTGCTCGATGGGGGAGATCAAAATCGCGCTCGCCGCCGGCGTCCCCGGGCGCCGTCTCGTGCTGCACGGCAACAACAAATCCGACGAGGAGATCGAGCTGGCCGTTCGTGAAGGATTCTCGAAGATCGTCGTCGACTCGGCCGACGAGCCCGCACGCATCGCCGCCATCGCGCATCGGTTGGGCAAACGCGCCCGCGTCATGCTGCGCGTTACCTCCGGCATCCACGCCGGTGGCCACGAATACATCTCCACCGCCCACGAAGACCAGAAATTCGGCGTGCCGCTGCTGCCGGCCGGTGTCGGCCCGGAAGTGCTCGATATCTTGGGCTCGCTCGGCGATGTGAACGCCGGTAATAGTAATACCGATGATTCCACCGCGAATGCCGACGGTTCTGTTTCGCAGAGCCACGTAGGCTCGGTCGCCGCCGACGCGGTCGCAGCCGCAGCCAACGATCCCGCAAACGGCAGCGGTCGTAAGCTCGATTACTCCATCAAATATCCCTACGACATGAGCCGCGTCAAAGTCTCCGATGCTGACCGCGAACTGGCCGAAGCCATGAACGCTGTGGCGGACGGGCCGGCGCTCGCGGTGCTCAAAGACATCTACTCCCGTCAGGACGATCTCGAGCTGGTCGGCATCCATTCGCATATCGGCTCCCAGATTCACGACGCCAACGCCTTCATCGAAGCCGCGCGACGCATGATGCTCTTACGCAAGACCTTCTACGCCACCGATGCCTACACCCTGCCCGAGGTCGATTTGGGCGGCGGCTATTCCGTGGCCTACACCGACGCCGAGGATTCCATGGACATCGACGCCGAGCTCGGGCGCCTGGCGCAGGCTGTCACCTCGATCAACAAGGCGCTGGGCATGCCGGCTCCGGTCATCTCCTTCGAGCCCGGCCGCTGGATTGTCGCTCCCGCAGGTGTCACGCTCTACCGCGTCGGTACCATCAAGCGCGTCATGCTGCCAAAGGGCACGAAAGACGCAGCCGGCAATCCCATCGCCGAACGCACCTACGTTTCGGTCGACGGCGGTATGAGCGACAACATCCGCCCGGCGCTCTACGGGGCGGATTACACGGCCCTGCTCGCCAACCGCGATGGTGGCGGCGAACGCGACGAAAACGGCAATCTCAAGGATTCCATGCTCGCCCGAGTGGTCGGCATGCACTGCGAATCCGGTGACATCCTCGTGCACGAATGCCGCCTGCCCCGCAGCCTCAAACGTGGCGATATCCTCGCCATCCCGGTCACCGGTGCCTACGGCCGCACGATGGCCAGCAACTACAACCAGGCGCTGATTCCCGCCGTGGCGGCCGTCAGCGGCAAAGATGCGCATCTCATGCTCCGCCGCCAGACCATCGACGACCTGCTTTCTCTTGATGTCAGCTGA
- a CDS encoding GNAT family N-acetyltransferase, which yields MADETIKFTDEKCFTQAQVERLFLSVDWVSGKYPERLYKALMGSSTVFSAWDGDRLAGLVRVLDDGAMMAYMHYVLVDPEYQGRGIAGHMVEMVKQRYFDYFYIEVMPEESKNAAFYQKHGFEIMQDGVAMQICNG from the coding sequence ATGGCCGACGAAACCATCAAATTCACGGACGAAAAATGTTTCACACAGGCGCAGGTCGAGCGTCTTTTCCTTTCCGTCGACTGGGTTTCCGGAAAGTACCCGGAACGTTTGTACAAGGCCTTGATGGGTTCTTCCACGGTCTTTTCGGCGTGGGACGGCGATCGGCTTGCCGGGCTGGTGCGCGTTTTGGATGACGGGGCGATGATGGCCTATATGCATTACGTTCTGGTCGATCCCGAATATCAGGGCAGAGGCATTGCCGGTCATATGGTTGAAATGGTCAAGCAACGTTACTTCGATTACTTCTACATCGAAGTCATGCCGGAGGAAAGCAAAAACGCGGCGTTCTATCAAAAACACGGGTTCGAAATCATGCAAGATGGCGTAGCCATGCAGATTTGCAATGGATGA